A portion of the Scleropages formosus chromosome 13, fSclFor1.1, whole genome shotgun sequence genome contains these proteins:
- the LOC108936820 gene encoding ankyrin repeat and KH domain-containing protein 1-like isoform X7, with protein sequence MQDAVAGTAMLTDGFEDEIDSVTPRSPAVGMGVGATPGAGLGGIGIDVGGKKVRLFGESPGPASDRLDFKLAAAAVLSSGPGSGSDEDEVSEVESFILEQEDLDNPMLKTASELLLSSATDGVDLRTVDPETQARLEALLEAAGIGKLSTADGKAFADPEVLRRLTSSVSCALDEAAAALTRMRAENTLNAGQADNLVIFSRSLAEACSDGDVNAVRKLLDEGRSVNEHTEEGESLLCLACSAGYYELAQVLLAMHANVEDRGIKGDITPLMAAASGGYVDIVKLLLVHGADVNAQSSTGNTALTYACAGGFVDVVKVLLKEGANIEDHNENGHTPLMEAASAGHVEVARVLLECGAGINTHSNEFKESALTLACYKGHLDMVRFLLEAGADQEHKTDEMHTALMEACMDGHVEVARLLLDSGAQVNMPADSFESPLTLAACGGHVELAALLIERGANLEEVNDEGYTPLMEAAREGHEEMVALLLAQGANINAQTEETQETALTLACCGGFLEVADFLIKAGADIELGCSTPLMEAAQEGHLELVKYLLAAGANVHATTATGDTALTYACENGHTDVADVLLQAGADLEHESEGGRTPLMKAARAGHLCTVQFLISKGANVNRATANNDHTVVSLACAGGHLAVVELLLAHGADPTHRLKDGSTMLIEAAKGGHTNVVSYLLDYPNNILSVPTPDLSQLTPPSHDASQVPRVPFQDLPMVVPPQEPDGMPSNIVTPPPVSGKGACKQRPGSLQASPGAAGRPDADLLLPFHPYQPLECIVEETEGKLNELGQRISAIEKAQLHSLELIQGEPLTKDKIEELKKSREEQVQKKKRILKELQKVERQLQLKTQQQFTKEYMEAKGPKDDTGTPQLAQPCSDTDEEGAQDGEDDQPSPVEEEDDEDDNENYGHLPQVDAILYRDTQPPPPPPPPQTQGLPPLPLQAGFMPIQPLAAQQSTDFSSANYPSSTSPDLQRVLVSQQMQGQPLAESLMVATPAQTLTDTLDDIMAAVSSRVPMINTTTSPNPPPPVQTSNNCLSPPSVLPLYPSVDIDAHTESNHDTALTLACAGGHEELVSVLLARGANIEHRDKKGFTPLILAATAGHVGVVEVLLDKSADIEAQSERTKDTPLSLACSGGRQEVVELLLLRGANKEHRNVSDYTPLSLAASGGYVNIIKILLNAGAEINSRTGSKLGISPLMLAAMNGHVPAVKLLLDMGSDINAQIETNRNTALTLACFQGRAEVVSLLLDRKANVEHRAKTGLTPLMEAASGGYAEVGRVLLDKGADVNAPPVPSSRDTALTIAADKGHYKFCELLINRGAHIDVRNKKGNTPLWLAANGGHFDVVQLLVQAGADVDAADNRKITPLMAAFRKGHVKVVQYLVKEVNQFPSDIECMRYIATIADKELLKKCHQCMETIVKAKDQQAAEANKNASILLKELDLEKSREESRKQALAAKREKRKEKRKKKKEEQKKKQEEEEAKVKEECSEMQDQEKDSSEEPEVPIEPPSATTTTTIGISATSATFTSVFGKKRANAVTTPSINRKNKKNKTKEAPSEPIILQDPQVALAQQKADKNKVHGEPRGGGAPGGNSDSDNQDSADCNSESSGGGGKSLELGFLPDLPSSSSSSSSSSSSSAPSNLAHAPPAPERRQGPLLHCSREDKVTVSISKPQHKMQECINDLTSSSVPSSFKTISLPVTSPNSKINLTSPKRGQKREEGWKEVVRRSKKLSVPASVVSRIMGRGGCNITAIQDVTGAHIDVDKQKDKNGERMITIRGGTESTRHAVQLINALIQDPAKELEDLIPRNHIRTPGANSKSGSTFTNSTGATSTATAGSKSLTSMVPSSTMSFPPSSSAAQQPSGKLGKGMSSGVRPPFPVSLPLAYAHPQLALLAAQTMHQIRHPRLPMAQFGGTFSPSPNTWGPFPVRPVSPGSTNSSPKHNGCAAPRPSVSHSEHAASPSNPPAAATTTTATPSTTTQTQSCLPPSTPTPSSVRKQLFAAEPKTGAVSAPPTTMNSACSARAFGSPAHLHNTPPTAPPTPPPPPSIAPLSQQLPATRPEPCSTATPGKERPSLEHPSMSAPIGGTSDNINSPGSLPFPTQNSSLPPQPESRQQLPLPFSSSAEPVPSVALSGSTLPSSYPAPICASTITHTSNTLPQLATPAPRVSHRMQPAGPFFSLPEQQSMFMSMSGPQEPPKQQQQQPAVAPPSAVGVMNGSQMHIPSGKAQLSASFGSAALFNHFSSIFDGSQVGNNQVWGTCHLPARNPPEQAYSTTSTYMGMGQMESAIPPSDSSKAPGYRSASQRIVSSPVAVQPLDPSGNSISSSAALTSFATSISGSPVFLQGHPPVGTPSFSRQHFSPHPWSASTSRESPVPSASPGTTSPLSASTTAPPLVQSKPSISSQQDRKVPPPIGTERLARIRQTGSVNPPLLTTSYTASVGQGGIWSFGVGSASEAMSGWSQPLNSHMLHQQLPEPTAFSQHQPMEQDDTGIVAPSNTFHQAMASSFMDFPKGMPMSMYGGTVIPPHPPMAEGPGAPMFNGIHTADPAWNPILKVVSNSTENSDPQQVWPGTWAPHVGNVHLNHVN encoded by the exons ATGCAGGATGCAGTAGCCGGGACGGCAATGCTGACGGACGGCTTCGAGGACGAGATTGACTCGGTGACTCCGCGCTCCCCTGCGGTAGGGATGGGGGTCGGAGCCACACCGGGAGCCGGGCTCGGGGGCATTGGCATCGACGTGGGCGGCAAGAAAGTCCGCTTGTTCGGGGAGTCTCCTGGGCCCGCCTCAGATAGATTGGATTTCAAGCTGGCCGCAGCGGCAGTGCTCTCCTCTGGTCCGGGATCCGGCAGCGACGAGGACGAGGTCTCCGAG GTGGAGTCCTTCATCCTGGAGCAGGAAGACCTGGACAACCCCATGTTGAAGACTGCATCAGAGCTGCTCCTGTCCAGTGCTACAGATGGGGTGGACCTGCGCACAGTGGACCCTGAAACTCAGGCCCGGCTAGAGGCCCTGCTGGAAGCAGCAG GCATCGGTAAACTGTCCACCGCGGATGGTAAAGCATTCGCAGATCCCGAGGTGCTACGCCGGCTGACGTCATCGGTGAGCTGTGCGTTGGACGAGGCCGCTGCCGCTCTCACACGCATGCGGGCCGAGAACACGCTCAACGCAGGCCAAGCTGACAA TTTGGTTATTTTCAGCCGTAGTCTGGCGGAGGCCTGCTCCGATGGGGATGTCAATGCTGTGAGGAAACTCCTTGATGAGGGCCGCAGCGTCAATGAGCACACGGAGGAGGGTGAAAGTCTACTGTGCTTGGCCTGCTCTGCTGGGTACTATGAGCTGGCACAG GTCCTGCTGGCCATGCATGCCAATGTGGAGGACCGGGGTATTAAAGGAGACATTACACCCCTCATGGCAGCTGCCAGTGGTGGTTATGTAGACATAGTCAAATTGCTGCTGGTGCATGGCGCAGATGTTAATGCACAGTCCTCCACAG GGAACACAGCGCTAACATATGCATGTGCCGGTGGCTTTGTGGATGTGGTGAAGGTTCTGCTGAAGGAAGGTGCTAATATAGAGGACCACAACGAAAACGGTCACACCCCATTGATGGAGGCGGCCAGTGCAGGCCACGTAGAGGTGGCACGAGTGCTGCTTGAATGCGGGGCTGGCATAAACACGCACTCCAACGAGTTCAAGGAAAGTGCACTTACACTGGCCTGCTACAAAG GACACCTGGACATGGTGCGCTTCCTGCTGGAGGCTGGAGCTGACCAGGAGCACAAGACAGATGAGATGCACACTGCGCTTATGGAAGCCTGCATG GACGGCCATGTAGAAGTAGCTCGGCTGCTTCTGGACAGCGGAGCACAGGTGAACATGCCAGCAGACTCTTTTGAGTCACCACTAACACTGGCAGCCTGTGGGGGTCATGTGGAGCTGGCGGCCTTGCTCATTGAGCGAGGTGCCAACTTGGAAGAAGTGAATGATGAGGGCTACACACCATTGATGGAGGCGGCACGCGAGGGTCATGAGGAAATGGTGGCTTTGCTCCTGGCACAAG GTGCCAACATCAATGCCCAGACAGAGGAGACACAGGAGACTGCACTGACGTTGGCCTGCTGTGGGGGCTTTCTTGAGGTGGCGGACTTTCTCATCAAGGCTGGGGCAGACATTGAGTTGGGCTGTTCCACACCCCTCATGGAGGCTGCACAGGAAGGCCACCTGGAGCTAGTCAAGTACCTGCTAGCTGCAG GAGCAAACGTCCATGCAACCACAGCCACAGGGGATACAGCGCTGACATATGCATGTGAAAATGGCCACACCGATGTGGCTGACGTACTGCTGCAGGCAGGGGCAGATCTG GAGCATGAGTCAGAGGGAGGGAGGACCCCTCTCATGAAAGCTGCCAGAGCTGGACACTTGTGCACTGTGCAGTTCTTAATCAGCAAAG GTGCTAATGTGAACAGAGCAACGGCCAATAATGACCATACTGTGGTGTCACTGGCATGTGCCGGGGGGCACTTGGCCgtggtggagctgctgctggcccaTGGGGCAGAccccacacacagactgaag GATGGCTCCACCATGCTCATTGAAGCTGCTAAGGGTGGTCACACAAATGTGGTGTCTTACCTGCTAGACTACCCAAACAATATCCTCTCTGTCCCTACTCCTGACCTGTCCCAGCTCACACCCCCTTCTCACGATGCGTCTCAG GTTCCTCGTGTACCATTCCAAGACCTTCCCATGGTGGTCCCCCCCCAGGAGCCAGACGGAATGCCTTCCAACATTGTGACCCCTCCTCCTGTCTCCGGCAAAG GTGCGTGTAAGCAAAGGCCCGGCTCTCTGCAGGCGAGCCCAGGGGCTGCTGGGCGGCCGGATGCCGACCTGCTGCTCCCCTTCCACCCCTACCAGCCACTGGAGTGCATCGTGGAGGAGACAGAGGGCAAGCTGAATGAGCTGGGCCAGCGCATCAGTGCCATCGAAAAGGCTCAGTTGCACTCACTGGAGCTCATCCAGGGAGAGCCCCTCACCAAAGACAAGATTGAAGAGCTGAAGAAAAGCCGTGAGGAGCAggtgcagaagaagaagaggatcCTGAAGGAGCTACAGAAGGTGGAACGCCAGCTGCAGCTCAAGACGCAACAGCAGTTCACCAAAGAGTATATGGAGGCCAAAGGGCCGAAGGATGATACTGGGACCCCGCAGCTGGCTCAGCCGTGTTCAGACACGGATGAAGAGGGTGCACAAGATGGCGAGGATGATCAGCCATCCCCTGTGGAGGAAGAGGACGATGAGGATGACAATGAAAACTATGGTCATCTGCCACAGGTGGACGCCATACTGTACAGAGATACACAGCCCCCACCGCCTCCACCCCCACCGCAGACCCAGGGGTTACCCCCTCTGCCGCTGCAGGCTGGCTTCATGCCCATCCAGCCTCTGGCTGCACAGCAGTCTACTGACTTCAGCAGCGCTAACTATCCTAGCAGTACCAGTCCTGACCTGCAGAGGGTGCTGGTGAGTCAGCAGATGCAAGGCCAGCCACTGGCTGAGAGCCTCATGGTGGCCACGCCTGCTCAGACGCTTACTGACACGCTGGATGACATAATGGCAG CGGTGAGCAGCAGAGTGCCTATGATTAACACTACAACCTCGCCCAACCCTCCACCCCCCGTGCAGACATCCAACAACTGTCTCTCACCACCCTCTGTGCTGCCATTGTACCCTTCTGTGGACATTGATGCACAT ACGGAAAGCAACCATGACACAGCATTAACCCTGGCATGTGCTGGAGGCCACGAGGAGCTGGTGTCGGTGCTGCTTGCACGAGGGGCCAATATTGAACACAGGGACAAGAAGG GCTTCACTCCCCTGATCCTGGCTGCCACAGCAGGACATGTGGGAGTGGTGGAGGTACTCCTGGACAAAAGTGCTGACATTGAAGCCCAGTCGGAGAGAACCAAAGACACGCCATTGTCCTTGGCCTGCTCTGGGGGCCGACAGGAG GTGgtggaactgctgcttttgcgTGGGGCCAACAAGGAGCATCGCAATGTCTCTGACTACACTCCTCTCAGCCTGGCCGCCTCGGGGGGCTATGTCAATATCATCAAGATCCTCCTCAATGCCGGCGCTGAGATTAACTCCAG GACTGGAAGCAAGCTGGGGATCTCTCCCCTAATGCTGGCGGCCATGAATGGGCATGTCCCAGCAGTCAAGCTGCTGTTAGACATGGGCTCAGATATCAACGCGCAGATTGAGACCAACCGCAACACAGCACTTACGTTAGCCTGCTTCCAGGGCCGTGCTGAAGTGGTCAGCCTGTTGCTTGACCGCAAGGCTAATGTGGAGCACCGCGCCAAG ACTGGACTGACTCCACTAATGGAAGCCGCATCTGGGGGCTATGCAGAGGTGGGCCGTGTGCTTCTGGACAAGGGGGCAGATGTGAATGCACCACCTGTGCCCTCGTCACGGGATACTGCTCTCACCATTGCAGCAGACAAGGGCCACTACAAATTCTGCGAGCTTCTTATCAACAG AGGGGCCCACATCGATGTACGCAATAAGAAGGGCAACACACCCCTCTGGCTTGCTGCCAATGGTGGCCACTTTGACGTTGTTCAGCTGCTGGTGCAGGCAGGTGCAGATGTGGATGCTGCAGACAACCGCAAGATCACACCACTTATGGCTGCCTTCCGCAAG GGCCATGTGAAAGTGGTGCAGTACCTGGTGAAGGAAGTAAACCAGTTTCCGTCTGACATCGAGTGCATGCGATACATTGCCACCATTGCAGACAAG GAGCTGTTGAAGAAGTGTCACCAGTGTATGGAGACTATAGTAAAAGCCAAAGATCAACAGGCAGCTGAGGCCAATAAGAATGCCAGCATCTTACTCAAAGAACTGGatctggagaag TCTCGGGAGGAAAGTAGGAAGCAGGCTCTGGCAGCTAAGCGTGAGAAGCGCAAGGAGAAgcggaaaaagaagaaagaagagcagaagaagaagcaggaggaagaagaggcaaaAGTGAAGGAGGAGTGTTCAGAAATGCAGGACCAGGAGAAGGATTCTAGTGAAG agcCAGAGGTCCCCATTGAGCCCCCAAGTgccactaccaccaccaccattgGGATCTCTGCCACCTCAGCTACCTTTACCTCAGTCTTTGGGAAGAAGCGTGCAAATGCAGTTACCACACCTAGCATCAACCGTAAGAAcaagaagaataaaacaaaggagGCACCGAGTGAGCCCATCATCTTGCAGGACCCCCAGGTGGCACTGGCACAGCAGAAGGCTGACAAAAATAAAGTCCATGGGGAGCCCAGAGGTGGTGGGGCACCTGGTGGTAACAGTGACTCTGACAACCAGGACAGCGCTGACTGCAACAGTGAGAGCAGTGGGGGTGGTGGCAAGAGCCTAGAGCTCGGCTTCCTTCCTGATTTgccttcatcttcctcatcctcctcttcctcgtcttcctcctctgctcccTCAAATCTTGCACATGCCCCGCCTGCCCCTGAGAGGAGGCAGGGGCCCCTGCTGCATTGCTCCAGAGAGGACAAAGTCACCGTGTCCATCTCCAAACCTCAGCACAA aatgcAAGAGTGTATTAATGACTTGACTTCAAGCTCAGTCCCCTCCTCATTCAAGACCATTTCACTGCCAGTAACTTCACCAAACAGTAAGATAAACTTGACCAGCCCCAAGAGAGGCCAGAAGAGAGAGGAGGGCTGGAAGGAGGTGGTCAGGAG GTCTAAGAAGCTGTCGGTCCCAGCCTCAGTTGTGTCGCGCATCATGGGTCGGGGCGGCTGCAACATCACTGCCATCCAGGACGTGACTGGTGCACACATTGACGTGGACAAGCAAAAGGACAAGAACGGAGAGAGGATGATTACAATAAG AGGTGGTACGGAGTCAACGCGGCATGCCGTGCAGCTGATCAATGCACTGATCCAGGACCCGGCAAAGGAGCTAGAGGACTTGATCCCCCGCAACCACATACGCACCCCAGGGGCTAACTCCAAGAGTGGCTCCACCTTCACCAACTCCACAGGGGCTACCAGCACTGCAACTGCTGGTTCCAAGAGCCTAACTTCCATGGTGCCCTCCTCCACAATGTCATTCCCACCCTCCTCATCTGCAGCACAGCAACCTTCTGGAAAGCTGGGAAAAGGCATGTCATCAGGGGTGAGGCCCCCCTTCCCAGTGTCCCTTCCCCTGGCTTATGCCCATCCACAGCTCGCTCTTTTGGCCGCCCAGACCATGCACCAGATCCGACACCCACGGCTGCCCATGGCACAGTTTGGTGGTACCTTCTCGCCATCGCCCAACACATGGGGCCCTTTCCCAGTGCGGCCTGTGAGCCCTGGCAGTACCAACAGCTCCCCGAAACACAATGGGTGTGCAGCACCCCGACCGAGTGTGTCACACAGTGAGCACGCAGCCTCTCCCAGCaatcctcctgctgctgctactactactacagcCACGCCTTCAACTACCACACAGACCCAGTCATGCCTTCCTCCTAGTACTCCCACCCCTTCCTCAGTAAGGAAACAGCTTTTTGCTGCTGAACCTAAGACAGGTGCAGTCAGTGCACCTCCCACTACCATGAACAGTGCGTGTTCTGCCAGAGCTTTCGGCTCACCTGCCCACCTACACAATACCCCTCCCACAGCACCCCCAACTCCGCCTCCACCACCGTCTATAGCCCCACTTTCACAGCAGCTGCCAGCTACTAGGCCTGAGCCCTGCTCAACAGCCACACCTGGAAAGGAGAGGCCATCTTTGGAGCATCCATCCATGTCTGCCCCCATTGGGGGGACCTCCGATAATATAAACTCACCTGGGTCCTTACCTTTCCCTACCCAAAATTCGTCTTTGCCACCGCAGCCAGAATCCCGGCAGCAACTGCCCCTACCATTTTCTTCCAGTGCAGAGCCTGTACCTTCTGTGGCTCTATCAGGTTCCACACTTCCCTCTTCTTACCCTGCCCCCATCTGTGCCAGTACCATTACGCACACCAGTAACACTTTACCTCAGCTTGCTACCCCAGCCCCTCGTGTATCACATAGAATGCAGCCTGCAGGGCCCTTCTTTTCCCTGCCAGAACAGCAGTCTATGTTTATGTCCATGAGTGGACCGCAGGAGCcaccaaagcagcagcagcaacagcctGCTGTAGCTCCACCCTCTGCAGTTGGTGTAATGAATGGCTCCCAGATGCACATCCCCAGTGGCAAAGCCCAGCTGTCAGCCTCCTTTGGATCTGCTGCACTCTTCAACCATTTCAGCAGCATCTTCGATGGCAGCCAAGTTGGCAACAATCAGGTGTGGGGAACATGCCACTTGCCTGCAAGGAACCCACCTGAGCAGGCCTACAGTACCACATCCACCTATATGGGCATGGGCCAGATGGAAAGTGCAATACCCCCATCCGACAGCTCTAAAGCCCCTGGTTACCGCTCTGCTTCCCAGAGGATAGTCTCAAGTCCAGTTG CTGTGCAGCCCTTAGACCCCTCGGGGAACTCAATCTCCTCATCTGCAGCACTGACTAGCTTTGCTACCAGCATTTCGGGCAGTCCTGTGTTCCTGCAAGGTCACCCCCCTGTTGGCACACCCTCCTTCAGCCGCCAGCATTTTTCACCCCATCCCTGGAGTGCCTCCACTTCAC GCGAGTCCCCGGTACCCTCAGCTTCTCCTGGCACCACCTCCCCACTCTCTGCATCCACAACTGCACCTCCGCTAGTCCAGTCCAAGCCCAGCATTTCTAGCCAACAGGACCGCAAGGTGCCACCACCAATTGGTACAGAGCGCTTGGCCCGCATCCGGCAAACAGGATCCGTCAACCCTCCGCTGCTTACTACAAGCTACACAGCATCTGTTGGACAGGGGGGTATCTGGTCCTTTGGTGTGGGCAGCGCCTCTG AAGCCATGTCAGGATGGTCGCAGCCTCTGAACAGTCACATGCTGCACCAGCAGCTGCCAGAGCCAACAGCCTTCTCACAGCACCAACCCATGGAGCAGGATGATACAGGCATTGTGGCTCCCTCAAACACCTTCCACCAGGCCATGGCCAGCAGCTTCATGGACTTCCCTAAG GGGATGCCCATGTCGATGTACGGTGGGACAGTGATACCTCCCCATCCCCCAATGGCCGAGGGGCCAGGGGCACCCATGTTCAACGGGATCCATACTGCAGATCCTGCCTGGAACCCAATTCTCAAGGTTGTCTCAAACTCCACAGAGAATTCTGACCCCCAGCAG GTCTGGCCTGGTACTTGGGCTCCACATGTCGGGAATGTGCATCTGAACCACGTCAACTGA